The Mixophyes fleayi isolate aMixFle1 chromosome 1, aMixFle1.hap1, whole genome shotgun sequence genome includes a region encoding these proteins:
- the PANK2 gene encoding pantothenate kinase 2, mitochondrial isoform X2, which produces MSVFIQMARDKQFSSLHTSLCATGGGAYKFEEEFLTVGGLELWKLDELDCLIKGVLFIDSVGFNGQSQCFYLENPKDPEKCQKIPYALENPYPLLLVNIGSGVSILAVYSKDDYKRVTGTSLGGGTFFGLCCLLTGCSTFEEALMMASLGDSTKVDKLVRDIYGGDYERFGLPGYAVASSFGNMMSKEKRDLVSKEDLARATLITITNNIGSLARMCALNENISRVVFVGNFLRINTISMKLLAYALEYWSKGQLKALFLEHEGYFGAVGALLELVTTT; this is translated from the exons ATGTCCGTCTTCATTCAGATGGCGCGGGACAAGCAGTTCTCAAGCCTTCACACGTCCTTGTGTGCAACTGGCGGGGGAGCGTACAAGTTCGAAGAGGAGTTCTTGACT GTCGGGGGGCTTGAACTGTGGAAGCTGGATGAATTAGATTGTCTCATCAAAGGGGTTCTCTTTATCGATTCTGTTGGATTTAATGGACAATCCCAATGTTTCTACCTGGAAAATCCCAAGGATCCCGAAAAGTGCCAGAAAATCCCCTACGCTCTGGAGAACCCGTACCCTCTGCTGCTGGTGAACATCGGCTCTGGCGTCAGCATCCTGGCCGTGTACTCCAAGGACGACTATAAACGGGTGACTGGCACCAG TCTAGGAGGGGGAACGTTTTTTGGGCTTTGCTGCCTTCTGACCGGCTGTTCCACGTTTGAAGAGGCTCTGATGATGGCGTCTCTGGGGGACAGCACAAAGGTGGATAAGTTGGTGCGGGACATTTACGGAGGAGATTACGAGCGGTTTGGATTGCCGGGCTACGCCGTGGCTTCCAG TTTTGGCAACATGATGAGCAAGGAGAAAAGAGATTTGGTTAGCAAAGAAGACTTGGCCAGGGCCACGCTCATTACCATAACCAATAATATTGGTTCCTTGGCGCGGATGTGCGCTCTAAACGAG AACATTAGCCGCGTGGTGTTTGTGGGCAACTTCCTGCGGATTAATACCATTTCCATGAAGCTCCTGGCGTACGCCCTGGAGTATTGGTCTAAGGGACAGCTGAAAGCCCTCTTCCTGGAGCACGAG GGTTATTTTGGAGCTGTTGGTGCCCTTCTGGAGCTGGTGACCACAACCTGA